The sequence CTCTATGCTCTTCTCGGCATGAGATCTGGTTCTCCCAGATAATCCCCCTGAAACTCTCAACCTGTACTGTCAGTTTCTGTTGGGCCGGTCGTTGAGGTCCGGTAACAACCTGCCAAAGGAATCGCTCCTGTTTAACAATTCATGCGACTGtcgttttacattttattcccaGGTGGTGATGCTGGTTCTGGCTTGGAAGCTGGATGCTCAGAGTATGGGGTACTTCACTCTTCAGGAGTGGCTAAGAGGCATGGGCTCACTGCAGTAAGCCAGCTACAATGTTTTCATCTCTTTCTGTTAAATTCAGCGGAGCTGTTTTTAAGTATTGAACCTCTCTGAGCTActtctactgtttttttttaaaggtgcgATTCCACTGAGAGACTGAGGAATTCCCTCGACTACCTGAGATCTGTCCTGAGCGACAGCACCAGTTTTAAGCTCATCTACAGATACGCCTTTGATTTCGCTCGGGTAAGTCGAGTGAGAAGTCACACAGGCAGCGTTCAGATTTAATTCATTTCAACTGATCGGAGAAGCTCCACGTGAGAAATGGTTACACAACGCTGCCATTTGTTTTGAGAGGTTTCTTAATTAGTAAATGGATTATATCACAGTGTAATTTACTCAATAAACAACCAATCTTGTGCCCAAGGGAAAATACATGTGGCTCGTGGATTCAAACCCCGGCCAATATCGTGTCAGGTAGCACAGTGGCAAAGTATTTCGGTTTTCCAAGTTGCATTTTGGAatattcagggttttttttttatattttggggAAATAATTGTGTGACCAGGCAGAGTCGGTTCAACTGGAAAGTCTAATGCTGAACTGAGAACCAGCTCGGTATTGGACTGATCTCCACTATGTGCAGCTTTGGTTTGGTGTATCGCATAAAATTCtaagaaagaacaagaaaaggaaaaaatgtaaaggttttatgtcatttttgcttgaatttttgaattttaacatgagtatttttggtgttttttttttttgttttttttttttttttaattgaacagGAAAAAGATCAGAGGAGTCTGGACTTGAACACAGCAAAGTGCATGCTGGGGCTTCTCCTGGGGAAAACATGGCCTCTGTTTCCTgtgtttaatcagtttttagaGGTGAGCATATCAATAATGCGTGTGTAGCCACACTGAACCAAACTGAGaataactgtttttcttttgttccgTAGCAATCCAAGTACAAAGTCATCAACAAAGACCAGTGGTGCAATGTTTTAGAGTTCAGCAGGACAATCAACCTGGACCTTAGTAACTATGATGAAGACGGTGCCTGTAAGTCAAAACCTGATTGAATGGAAATGGATCAcatagagatgcaccaatccatttttttctttgctttccaCTTGATACTGATATGAGGTTTTGGTATTACCGAAACGGATCTGATTCTGATTCCCTAAAgcgtttattcttttttttttaaacgcagacataaatgtactgaattacacaTTTGTTTGATAACTTTGCACCAGTACAGCTCGCTTAAATATGGCAATAGCGTCATaatcttggtcaaacatgtaaaaacaacacaactttaattatCAGCCAATTAataataaactgtaaaattaataataaactgacaaaaacaatcgGTTGACTaccaatgttaaaaaaaacaaaaaactactgcaaaccttctttcaaattgtTCTGAAAATTAAGCATTCtgaatatataatttatatatatatatagataataGAGCATGACATCATTCAGAGCAAAATCCtgttattatattatatatatattttttcccagtATTGGgtccgatacagatattaatatcggattggtgcatctctggTATTTGTTACGGCGGTACTGACTCTGTCTCTCTTCCTTTTGTCAGGGCCTGTTTTGCTGGATGAGTTTGTGGAATGGTACAAGGAAAGACAGATGTCATAGCTGCAGATGAGGGTTTCAGGGGgtgaatggaagaaaaaaaaacaaagtttaactGTGACCACAACTACTCTTGAGCATAAACAACCAATAAGCAAAACCCAACAAAATCGTTAAGGCAGTGACAGTTGGTGCCTCCGGGTTAAAAAGAAGGGGTTCGGctgtgggtgggtggggggtTTTGCTGCCCGCCGACTCCCCGTTTGGAGGAGCGCTGTCCTTGTAGAGGACTCCCTATGGAAGTTGCATTGGGGGTGGACCCCCATTCCCGAACCCCGCCGAGTGGCGTTGCTCTCTGTCACTGTGACGTCTCATATTGTTGTCTGTGTTGGGATAACATGGTGTCTATCATACGCTGACGGTGGAAACATAATGGCGTAGTCAGCGCAGGGAAACCAAGAGGGGCGACCATTGACGCGTGGATCACTCGGAAACCCCTaggcacacacacattaaaagaCCCGTGcaatgaactttgacctgagcTCCTCGGGACAGATGGCACTAACTACTGTCTGTGGGTTTGTTTAGTTTAGTAGTTCTCCTAAAAGCACACTGTGTCAAAGGGTTGACTGCAGGTTTCTGATGCCTGCACCGTTTACTATCAGAAAAAGCCAGTTTGTTCTttccctccatttttttttctttcctcctctgtcCCTCCTCCTGTTCTGCTGATAACTTTCTGCTAGCCCCATGCAAAGACTTCAGACTTCACAACACCAAACGAATCAGCATTGCTGCTTACTAACTCTTACTACAGTGCAAACGTGAGCCACCAGCGCTCTGCTCTGCATTCATTGGTGTAACGACGGTTTATGTCTCTACGCTGCGTAGATAAGAGTATTACTGTGCCTCAAACATGGAAAGTCGTATTGTGTGTCCCGCACAGAAACCAACAAACCCTAACATTTCTACATGTGACTCTACggtgcctttcaaaagtattcatacctcttaCTTTTTGGCCCCCACAtagtttttgcaaaacaaacacaaattcctacgcattttattgagatttgatgtaatggaccaacacaaagtagtgcttCGTTATCAAGCGGAAGGAAAAcgatgcttaaaaaaaattaaaattggaccatgcatttgtattcaacccccCTGAATTAGTTCTGCTTACAACTACTTTTCACAGCAATTATagttgtaaattttttttaggttatttaAGTCTACTAGCTGAGTTAATTTGAACGTCAAACTGGAAAtcaagtttatatttttttgcagactccaactgatttttctttctgtgttttgctaATTTAGCAGTTTGCCTATCAACTCCATTTCTGAAAAGAACAGCATTACCACAGCATGATCCTGCCACCACCATAAATAACGGTGGGGGATGATGAAGTGGGCtagaaagttacattttggtctcatttgaccTGAGTTCACTGTATCTTATGGTAGATGCTACTTCTGATGccttttttaatgcatttcctTTAGCCATTCATACCGTACTTGAGGGTCAGATTTATGGAGTACGAGTCTTAGATTAGTCATTCAGtttttcacaacttcttctgcTTATCTAGCTGTTGTCTGTTTGGGTAGACAGTTTCACCacttcatttacattttaagatgaATATTTGAAGAATAACCTGAACAATGTTCCAGGCTCAGGATGTGAACTCTGCTTTAAATCCTtgtctgaatttatttactaaaataagttggtttttttgtttgtttgtttgttgttgttgtttttttttttttttccaaacaatctAGATTAATTTGAATATAGCATGTACCAGATGTATAAATGTAAGTATTTAGTAAATGATCTATGTTGGAAAGGATTTAGAATGATTGTGACCGCTAGAGAACAGCAAAGTGCTTCCAGTATAATTTAATATGCAATAGTGGTATGCATACACCGCCTTGTTTCCATAGTGGTTACACATCTTCACAACTTTCTCCTTGGCctgtctgcagttttcttttttttttttttttttttttttccccagagtaAATAGGACCTGATATAAACACACCACACAACTCtcaaatttggatttaaaaaaaaaaagaaaaccaaacttcattttccttccacttcagtATGGTGCACtgatttgtgttggtttgtcacaacaacaaaaaaatccccatcAAAATGCACCAATGATTGTGTTtgcaacttgacaaaatgtggggGGCGAGGGGAAAAATCAGGGTTGCTCAACGCTTTTTGGAAGACACCGTACATTCAGGACATGCAGGCAATGACACACAAGTAGTCAGGTAACCTTTCAGGACGATTTCAGACTGTTTAGGCTGTGTTACATAGTGCCAGATGGtgtccattttttttgtcttggtaTTTGGCATTTGTTCGTCTTCCTCAGTCCATGGATAGTTTCTGGTCTCCTTTTTAACGAGTAGCATTCCTCCCAACGCTGACAGTgttactgcagctgcagtggAACACCCGAGACCCTGCGAGGACGCGGCGTCCTTTAGGCTAGCGAGGTAGGTTTGCTCAAAGCGTTTCTTTGTACCACCCGTAGGGCGTacacggaaaaaaaaaaatgtggacaCTGACCGTTTGAAAGTGTGTGATGATGCTATGCTGTTCTGTTCGCCTCGTGTAATGTTATTGTAACACAtgtataaaatcttttttgtctttgactgTGATGTGATGCTGCACCGTCAGAAGATTTACTATTTGCATGCATGCTCTGACAGAGCCTTTTGTGAATGGATgagattttttgaaaacatttttcagacatGCTTTGTTTTGTACAGTTATTTGTGCATGTGTTTTGTGCTTAATTTGACAAACACAGTcatgttagtttatttttcctatgaaaaaaaaaatttaaaaaacacacaattgtGTCCACTACGACCTGGAACACACCTGTAACCTCATGGTGGCTCAGGAGTTCCCTCCTGCATTTATCCCATCCCACGCATCATTATGTAGAGAGTAATAAGACAGCTGCAACTGGTGTGAAGacgcttattttattttgaagttcatgcaatatatatttttttgatgtatatctttttttttttttctttctgcagttgTCATGATGCACATAGAAATCAGTTGTTAGATCACACACATATGAGTCCATTGGGGATCTCCACCATTAGCAAAAACTGGATTTAACTGTTGCATTGCTTTCCAAATACTGTGTAGAGATTAATCTTTTAGTATTCTCCAGTGAAAATGCAGGAGGATGAACAGCCGTGTCCCGACTGTAAATATGTATGTAAACAATGAGTGTctatatgtttgttttcactatAACCAATGTCtatacacataaataaaaaagtttattaactTACTTGCTGATATCTGGATTCTCTGACTATATAGGatgtttggggggaaaaaagtataaCTGACATTATGATTACAGTCCACCTCTTTACAAATACTCAGGCTCTTATTTCAGCTTTATGAAATGGTTTTAATGTAGGTAGGAGTATAAATGATCTCATAGTGACCTTGATTTGAAGGTGTCTTGATCATTTAAAAGTGACAAACAAAAGGTGATTCAAACATTAAACATAATTGAGGTTGCTCCTAAAATTACTAGTCACAAATATTGACATGTAATTTCAAAGCTTATACAGTtgtaataatttacatttaaaaataatgtacatgtttaaaaaaacctccAGTTGGCTGCCTGTTCTTCCCGATTTCACACCTGCtcatacattttactttttctaccAGCAGGATCTTTTCTTTATTAAGGAGATCCCCACCTTTGCCCTCTTCAGTCGTCTTGCTGAGGTGTAGCTGGAGCAGGAAGTGAAGACCCTGTCAACGGGTCCCCAAAGCTATGTCTCTTGTAGCGGGGAACACCGTACAACAGCAACAAATCCATGTCTTTTTTCGACTCACTCGCAGAAGGAGAATGAATTTGAGACTGTTGAGACAagactttgtctttttcagacTGGCTGTGACTGGAGATGCTGGCATCTTGTGTATCAAATACAAGATGTGTGTCTTCATCCCACACCCAGTTTCTCCTCTCTCGTGACATGGCTTTTAGGGCACTCAGGCCTTTTCTCTCATTCTTGCCCCCTAATGCAGCCCTCTGCATCTCTGGTGACCTTTGGGATGAGTTTCCAAGCACATGGAGAACATCACCAGAGGGAGAGGGTGCGACTTCAGGACCAAGTGAtgaatatttgtgtgtttgtgttgcatttgATTTCTTGCTGAGCTGCAATGTGCTAAACGCAGTTGTACTACTGGCAGAATCGTTTGAGGGAGACGTTAGCTCTGTGAATGAAGCTTGCGGCAGAGATTTGGACGTTACAGCCACTCCTCCTGATTTGGAGCTTGAAAGGTCAGGCAAATGATGACCAACAGgagtccattttattttctccatcagGTCTCCATCGGTCTTGGATCTGGGTTGTCTCAGTCTCCTCTTTATGATGTCATCAAAGCTTGTACTTTTAGTGGCCTTTGAAGAAAGAGACATGTCCTTGTCACTTGACCCATCGTTTGAAATATTAGATATATAGTTGACAGTTTGACGACTGCCATTCGGTGTGAAAGAACTGCTTGGTAGTGATAAGGATTTGAAAATAGATCGCTTATAAGTGATAAGCGATTCATCTTTCGGTCCAATGATAGTTGACGCTTGTGTGCTTTGCACTGCCTTGTGCTCTGTCAAGTCTTCATTCCGAATGATAAAAGGTGGGGTATTACTTGGGTCTGGAGATGGTGCCTTGATATCGAAACGCCTCTTGATGCGTGGAACACCACGACTCAGGTTGATAACACTGTGGTCTTTTGCCTCATCCTCACTGTCACTGCTAGAAGAGGAATTAGAGCTCTGCTTTGATGGACTAGCTGAATCTTTATCACTGTGATTTTTACTTATTCTCTGGTTAATTATATCTGAGAAAGTGAAGTTGTC comes from Gambusia affinis linkage group LG10, SWU_Gaff_1.0, whole genome shotgun sequence and encodes:
- the dcun1d4 gene encoding DCN1-like protein 4 isoform X3: MPPRKKRRPSAGDDLSAKKSRQDSIFRKHETSQIREEETFSSKRCLEWFYEYAGCDDVVGPEGIEKFCEDIGVEPENVVMLVLAWKLDAQSMGYFTLQEWLRGMGSLQCDSTERLRNSLDYLRSVLSDSTSFKLIYRYAFDFAREKDQRSLDLNTAKCMLGLLLGKTWPLFPVFNQFLEQSKYKVINKDQWCNVLEFSRTINLDLSNYDEDGAWPVLLDEFVEWYKERQMS
- the dcun1d4 gene encoding DCN1-like protein 4 isoform X1, with protein sequence MHSDAANFQLNSHLTTLANIHKIHHTLHRLNLTEDVGQDSHPSACCSRVMPPRKKRRPSAGDDLSAKKSRQDSIFRKHETSQIREEETFSSKRCLEWFYEYAGCDDVVGPEGIEKFCEDIGVEPENVVMLVLAWKLDAQSMGYFTLQEWLRGMGSLQCDSTERLRNSLDYLRSVLSDSTSFKLIYRYAFDFAREKDQRSLDLNTAKCMLGLLLGKTWPLFPVFNQFLEQSKYKVINKDQWCNVLEFSRTINLDLSNYDEDGAWPVLLDEFVEWYKERQMS
- the dcun1d4 gene encoding DCN1-like protein 4 isoform X2, whose amino-acid sequence is MVIDFQLNSHLTTLANIHKIHHTLHRLNLTEDVGQDSHPSACCSRVMPPRKKRRPSAGDDLSAKKSRQDSIFRKHETSQIREEETFSSKRCLEWFYEYAGCDDVVGPEGIEKFCEDIGVEPENVVMLVLAWKLDAQSMGYFTLQEWLRGMGSLQCDSTERLRNSLDYLRSVLSDSTSFKLIYRYAFDFAREKDQRSLDLNTAKCMLGLLLGKTWPLFPVFNQFLEQSKYKVINKDQWCNVLEFSRTINLDLSNYDEDGAWPVLLDEFVEWYKERQMS